One genomic window of Campylobacter fetus subsp. fetus includes the following:
- a CDS encoding YtxH domain-containing protein: MTNPYINNQNTDKSAINETINNLTKDIPFIPDNFNTAGFLKGVLLGAGITYLLTNQNAQQTLFKAIVKATNLLQSGTEELKERFEDAKAEVNAQK; the protein is encoded by the coding sequence ATGACAAATCCATACATTAACAACCAAAACACAGACAAATCAGCTATAAATGAAACTATAAATAACTTAACAAAAGATATTCCATTTATACCAGATAACTTTAATACGGCAGGATTTTTAAAAGGAGTATTGCTAGGTGCTGGAATCACATATCTTTTAACAAACCAAAATGCGCAGCAAACACTATTTAAAGCGATAGTAAAAGCCACAAATTTATTACAAAGCGGTACCGAAGAGTTAAAAGAGAGATTTGAAGATGCCAAAGCTGAAGTCAATGCCCAAAAATAG
- a CDS encoding FtsW/RodA/SpoVE family cell cycle protein yields MFADTKLFYTCTVLIAIGIIFSLSLPAFTVLYYDYTSYHFFIRQFIVGTAGVFIIWSISRLNPDKPFLMGLTTFEFIGFFIFFSSFLLMVIMQFLPASLVPVTGGAKRWIRLGGISLSPVEFFKIGFVFFLAWSFARRIDNNKKRLKDEFRLLLPYFVVFGMAVFLIAIMQKDLGQVVVLTLALMILATFAGTSKKFFGILGLIGVIMVFLAIISQDHRIRRFKSWWVTNQDFILSILPSNMAEFMRVSDSEEPYQISHSLNAIYHGGFFGVGLGNGTFKLGFLSEVHTDFVLAGIAEEIGFVGILVITFLMIYTIYRIFKISSRSQNKVYHLFALGIGSIITMAFLMNAYGITSITPIKGIAVPFLSYGGSSILALCVGIGMVLMISKKADLS; encoded by the coding sequence TTGTTTGCCGATACGAAACTATTTTATACATGTACGGTTTTGATTGCCATTGGAATTATTTTCTCGCTATCTTTACCGGCTTTTACCGTTTTATATTACGACTATACTAGCTATCACTTTTTTATTAGGCAATTTATAGTCGGAACTGCCGGAGTTTTCATCATTTGGTCTATCTCTAGGCTAAATCCGGATAAGCCGTTTTTAATGGGTCTTACTACGTTTGAGTTCATAGGATTTTTTATATTTTTTAGCTCTTTCTTACTTATGGTTATTATGCAGTTTTTGCCAGCTTCTCTTGTGCCGGTGACCGGTGGAGCTAAAAGATGGATAAGACTTGGAGGTATATCTTTGTCTCCTGTCGAGTTTTTTAAGATAGGATTTGTATTTTTTCTAGCTTGGAGTTTTGCTAGAAGAATAGATAATAACAAAAAACGTTTAAAAGATGAGTTTAGACTGCTTTTACCGTATTTTGTAGTGTTTGGAATGGCTGTATTTTTGATAGCTATTATGCAAAAAGATCTTGGGCAAGTAGTTGTTTTAACTCTAGCTTTAATGATACTTGCCACTTTCGCCGGAACTAGTAAGAAGTTTTTTGGAATTTTGGGATTGATCGGTGTTATTATGGTGTTTCTTGCTATTATATCTCAAGACCACAGAATTAGACGTTTTAAATCTTGGTGGGTGACGAATCAAGACTTTATATTGTCGATTTTACCATCAAATATGGCTGAGTTTATGAGAGTTAGCGATAGCGAAGAACCTTATCAGATAAGCCACTCTTTAAATGCAATTTATCATGGAGGATTTTTTGGCGTTGGGCTTGGAAACGGGACATTTAAGCTAGGATTTTTAAGTGAGGTTCATACCGACTTTGTTTTAGCGGGAATTGCTGAAGAGATAGGATTTGTTGGGATATTGGTCATAACTTTTTTGATGATTTATACTATTTATCGTATATTTAAGATATCTTCAAGAAGTCAAAATAAAGTATATCATCTATTTGCTCTTGGTATAGGTTCTATAATAACAATGGCGTTTTTAATGAATGCTTATGGAATTACATCTATAACTCCTATAAAAGGTATAGCAGTTCCATTTTTGAGCTATGGCGGAAGTTCTATTTTAGCACTTTGTGTCGGTATAGGTATGGTTCTTATGATTAGCAAAAAGGCGGATTTATCATGA
- a CDS encoding response regulator transcription factor, protein MSKILVLEDEPMLQDMISSYLQSFGYEVEASDSYDKALSIAYEKNFDLFIFDVKIIGGSGFELLDELRSSGVATPCIFATSLNGINDVTKGFKVGCDDYIKKPFELAELLLRVQNILKRNFNHYVDDNFIIINSNFKFDILQKKLMQDGKVLPLAKKETELLCLFLKNKNRILSRDEIYSQIWEFDEVPSELSLRVYIRNLRKLIGNEKIISHSKLGYEYVS, encoded by the coding sequence ATGAGCAAAATCCTAGTCTTAGAAGATGAGCCGATGCTGCAAGATATGATAAGTTCATATCTTCAAAGCTTCGGCTATGAAGTAGAAGCTTCTGATAGCTATGATAAAGCTCTAAGTATTGCTTATGAAAAAAATTTTGATCTATTTATATTTGATGTCAAAATCATAGGCGGTAGTGGATTTGAACTATTAGACGAGCTTAGATCCTCAGGAGTGGCGACTCCTTGTATATTTGCCACTTCATTAAATGGTATCAATGACGTTACAAAGGGTTTTAAAGTCGGTTGTGACGATTATATAAAAAAGCCATTTGAGTTAGCCGAACTTCTTTTAAGAGTACAAAATATACTGAAACGAAACTTTAATCACTATGTAGATGATAATTTTATCATTATTAATAGTAATTTCAAATTTGATATCCTACAAAAAAAATTGATGCAAGATGGCAAAGTTCTGCCTCTTGCTAAAAAAGAGACTGAGCTTTTATGTCTATTTTTAAAAAATAAAAATAGAATTTTAAGCCGAGATGAAATTTATTCTCAAATTTGGGAATTTGATGAAGTACCGAGCGAACTAAGCCTAAGAGTCTATATAAGAAATCTTAGAAAACTTATAGGTAACGAAAAAATCATAAGCCACTCAAAACTTGGATATGAATATGTCTCATAA
- a CDS encoding tyrosine-type recombinase/integrase produces the protein MKYKLDCKESFESSFLFWLTRFVKYKLNSLSNKELKDQAALASVNYALTKGVANIDELDGFVKKARNAGLTGINTYFNPLKKIYEVLKFYELTSLAVIDEELISEVLASITGSLSDASKKNYRIAVINFFEFIGKQNEEDGKAHIFDIELKNWGGVSGNKGQKLPEFMNEEEVKRFLNAIDEADFKMNSNRNKLIIKTIVFTGIRVSEALNLKRKDISEDGDLYILRIRGKGNKYRIVMIKKHLIDEHLQNIAINYINSEGYLFVNRNGEKLTQAYVSRIVEQILFGAGIRKEKNGAHMLRHTFATMLYKKQKDLVLVQEALGHASLNTSRIYTHFDSDKLKLAAKVAEDLNDN, from the coding sequence ATGAAATATAAATTAGACTGTAAAGAGAGTTTTGAAAGCTCATTTTTGTTTTGGCTGACTCGTTTTGTAAAATACAAGCTAAACTCACTCTCAAACAAAGAGCTCAAAGATCAAGCTGCTTTGGCTAGCGTGAATTACGCACTTACAAAAGGAGTTGCAAACATAGATGAGCTTGATGGTTTTGTAAAAAAAGCCAGAAACGCTGGACTTACTGGTATAAATACGTATTTTAATCCGTTAAAAAAGATTTACGAAGTGCTTAAATTTTATGAACTCACAAGTTTAGCTGTGATCGATGAAGAGCTTATAAGCGAAGTTCTAGCAAGTATCACAGGAAGTCTCAGCGATGCTAGCAAAAAAAATTACCGAATCGCTGTGATAAACTTTTTTGAGTTTATAGGAAAACAAAACGAGGAAGACGGTAAGGCGCATATTTTTGATATCGAGCTTAAAAACTGGGGTGGAGTTAGTGGAAATAAAGGTCAAAAACTTCCTGAGTTTATGAATGAAGAAGAGGTCAAAAGGTTTTTAAATGCCATTGATGAGGCGGATTTTAAAATGAACTCAAATCGAAATAAACTAATCATCAAAACCATTGTTTTTACCGGAATTCGTGTAAGCGAGGCTCTAAATTTAAAAAGAAAAGATATTAGTGAAGACGGCGATCTTTATATCCTTAGGATACGAGGCAAAGGTAATAAATATCGTATTGTGATGATAAAAAAACATCTTATAGATGAACATCTACAAAATATAGCAATAAACTATATAAATAGCGAAGGATATCTTTTTGTAAATAGAAACGGAGAGAAGCTAACTCAAGCTTATGTAAGTCGCATTGTTGAGCAGATTTTATTTGGTGCTGGTATCAGAAAAGAGAAAAACGGCGCGCATATGCTTCGTCATACGTTTGCGACTATGCTTTACAAAAAACAAAAAGATCTGGTTTTAGTTCAAGAAGCCCTTGGCCACGCTAGTTTAAATACTTCTAGGATATATACTCACTTCGATAGTGATAAGCTAAAATTAGCCGCTAAAGTCGCAGAAGATCTAAACGATAACTAA
- a CDS encoding sensor histidine kinase codes for MSHKKYILPIFLLYTITSMLFLLFFAVSYYKEAKNDIYEKTVKDLRAYANEIEYMLRINGGIGEILDLKSEYDINLYDIRSKRYVLKNFDRPIYNGRYYVDDKFMYYSDDIHTKRRTIELNLELRTQSPHASINRLFVKISMISIIVLLAISVIAYFIVKLSYLPLLNQIKTLNNFITDTTHEINTPLSVILMSVEMFDKNPSKYLENIKIASKTLSNLYNDLALNLKSEPNKIEKLNLKDIFIERAKIFEMSAANKDIKIILNLEDAEVDSDSFKFKKILDNIISNAIKYSFKSQQVIINLKQDNFCVVNFGSTISKENLNKIYDKFSRFDSQNGGFGIGLSLVKRYCDELGFKVNCVSGDDRTEFCVKFKEI; via the coding sequence ATGTCTCATAAAAAATATATTCTTCCTATTTTTTTGCTTTATACCATAACTAGTATGCTCTTTTTGCTGTTTTTCGCAGTTTCATACTACAAAGAGGCAAAAAATGATATATACGAAAAAACCGTAAAAGATCTAAGAGCGTATGCGAATGAGATTGAGTATATGCTTAGGATAAATGGCGGCATAGGCGAGATCTTGGATCTTAAAAGCGAGTATGATATAAATCTTTATGATATCAGATCAAAAAGATATGTATTAAAAAACTTTGATAGACCTATTTATAATGGTCGATATTACGTAGATGATAAATTTATGTATTACAGCGACGATATTCATACAAAAAGACGAACTATAGAATTAAATTTAGAACTTAGAACACAAAGTCCTCACGCTAGCATAAATAGGCTTTTTGTCAAGATATCTATGATCTCAATCATCGTGCTTTTGGCTATATCTGTTATAGCGTATTTTATCGTTAAACTCTCCTATCTGCCACTTTTAAATCAAATAAAAACTTTAAATAACTTTATCACGGATACTACTCATGAGATAAATACGCCTTTAAGTGTGATACTTATGAGCGTAGAAATGTTTGATAAAAATCCTTCAAAATACCTTGAAAACATTAAAATAGCCTCTAAAACTTTATCAAATTTATATAATGATTTGGCTTTAAATTTAAAAAGCGAACCAAATAAGATAGAAAAATTAAATTTAAAAGATATTTTTATAGAACGTGCAAAGATTTTTGAAATGAGTGCGGCAAATAAAGACATTAAAATAATTTTAAATTTAGAGGATGCGGAAGTTGATTCTGATAGTTTTAAATTTAAAAAAATACTTGATAATATAATTTCAAATGCTATTAAATATAGTTTTAAAAGTCAGCAAGTTATCATCAATTTAAAACAAGATAATTTTTGCGTTGTAAATTTCGGATCTACTATTTCAAAAGAAAATTTAAATAAAATTTATGATAAATTTAGTCGTTTTGACTCACAAAATGGTGGTTTTGGTATAGGTCTAAGCCTCGTAAAAAGATATTGCGATGAGCTTGGATTTAAAGTAAATTGCGTAAGCGGTGATGATAGGACTGAATTTTGCGTGAAATTTAAAGAAATTTAA
- a CDS encoding argininosuccinate synthase, whose protein sequence is MQKKDVKKVVLAYSGGLDTSIILKWLQDEYKCEVVTFTADIGQGEEVEPARKKAISLGIKPENIFIEDLREEFVKDFVFPMFRANAIYEGEYLLGTSIARPLIAKRLVEIAAATKADCVSHGATGKGNDQVRFEIGAYALNPNIKVIAPWREWDLNSREKLLAYAEKNGIDISKKKGKSPYSMDANLLHISYEGLVLEDPNHAPEEDMWRWSVSPKNAPDESDIIEIEYKNGDPVAINAKSMKPHEILTELNRLGAKHGIGRLDIVENRYVGMKSRGCYETPGGTIMLKAHRAIESITMDREAAHLKDELMPKYASLVYNGYWFSPERKMLQAAIDESQKNVNGTVRVELYKGNVMVIGRDSKTDNLFNEAYCTFEEDSVYDQKDANGFIKLNALRFIIAGKNGRKF, encoded by the coding sequence ATGCAAAAGAAGGATGTTAAAAAAGTTGTTTTGGCTTATAGCGGCGGACTTGATACAAGTATCATTTTAAAATGGCTACAAGACGAGTATAAATGTGAAGTCGTGACTTTCACAGCCGATATCGGTCAAGGAGAAGAGGTCGAGCCAGCTCGCAAAAAAGCTATAAGCTTAGGTATAAAACCTGAAAATATCTTTATAGAGGATTTGCGTGAAGAGTTTGTAAAAGACTTCGTATTTCCTATGTTTAGAGCAAATGCTATATACGAGGGCGAATATCTTTTAGGCACATCTATCGCTCGTCCTCTTATAGCAAAACGTCTTGTTGAGATAGCTGCTGCCACAAAAGCAGACTGCGTAAGTCATGGTGCTACTGGTAAAGGAAATGATCAAGTTCGTTTTGAGATAGGAGCTTACGCCTTAAATCCAAATATCAAAGTTATCGCTCCTTGGAGAGAGTGGGATCTAAATAGCCGTGAAAAACTTCTAGCATATGCAGAGAAAAATGGGATAGATATAAGCAAGAAAAAAGGTAAATCTCCATATTCTATGGACGCGAATTTACTTCATATCTCTTATGAAGGACTTGTTTTAGAAGATCCAAATCACGCCCCAGAAGAAGATATGTGGAGATGGAGCGTCAGTCCAAAAAATGCTCCTGATGAGAGCGATATTATCGAAATAGAGTATAAAAACGGCGATCCTGTTGCGATAAATGCTAAATCAATGAAGCCTCACGAGATCTTAACAGAGCTAAACAGACTTGGTGCAAAACATGGGATTGGGCGCCTTGATATCGTAGAAAACCGCTATGTGGGTATGAAAAGTAGGGGTTGCTATGAAACTCCAGGAGGCACTATAATGCTAAAAGCTCACAGAGCTATAGAGAGCATTACTATGGATAGAGAAGCAGCACATCTAAAAGACGAACTTATGCCAAAATACGCTAGTTTAGTATATAACGGATACTGGTTTTCGCCTGAGCGTAAAATGCTTCAAGCTGCGATAGACGAGAGCCAAAAGAATGTGAATGGTACTGTTAGAGTCGAGCTTTATAAAGGCAATGTTATGGTCATCGGTAGAGATAGCAAGACAGATAATCTATTTAACGAAGCTTACTGCACGTTTGAAGAAGATAGTGTTTATGACCAAAAAGACGCGAACGGATTTATAAAACTTAACGCTTTACGCTTTATAATCGCCGGAAAAAACGGAAGAAAATTTTAG
- a CDS encoding alanine/glycine:cation symporter family protein, which produces MNFIISLLDNLNDWLYTYYLVVLLVFVGIFLSFKFGFVQIGMFIESLKAVTEKADSDVLHPEHISPFQALMISTASRVGIGNIAGIAFAITVGGAGAIFWMWAMAFFGGASAFAESTLAQIYKSKDGNGFKGGPAYYITKALGMKRIGTLFAIILILTYAYGFNGLQSYTMTSAFQIYTPATTWEEFKNSGITIYIGIILTIITTILFFSKSYTIGKVSSIIVPYMAIAYTLLAVIAIILNYEKIPEVLTLIFKEAFDFKAIFGGFAGSAIAIGIKRGLFSNEAGMGSAPNAAAAAHTSHPAKQGLVQSFAVFIDVFICTSTAFLVLFSTKFIEKGQELTALPLVQQAMQEYFGDIGLHFVSAAIALFAITSLIGNYYYAQANIKYLTNNRIIMFLFKVSAVAMVFIGAQMNLTIAWSLADILMAGMATLNILAILFLSNIVKVTLRDYIIQKKAGKEPVFKAKELGIKNAECWE; this is translated from the coding sequence ATGAATTTTATAATCTCTTTACTAGATAACCTTAATGACTGGTTATATACATATTATCTTGTTGTCCTGCTTGTTTTTGTAGGTATTTTCCTAAGTTTTAAATTTGGATTTGTACAGATTGGGATGTTCATAGAAAGCCTTAAAGCAGTAACAGAAAAAGCAGATAGCGATGTCTTGCATCCTGAACATATAAGCCCTTTTCAAGCACTTATGATATCAACCGCCAGTAGAGTCGGCATAGGAAATATAGCTGGAATCGCTTTTGCCATCACAGTCGGTGGAGCCGGAGCTATATTTTGGATGTGGGCAATGGCATTTTTTGGCGGAGCAAGCGCATTTGCAGAAAGTACGTTAGCTCAAATTTATAAAAGCAAAGATGGAAATGGATTCAAAGGCGGACCCGCATACTATATAACAAAAGCTTTAGGTATGAAACGCATAGGCACTTTATTTGCAATTATACTAATACTTACTTACGCCTACGGTTTTAACGGATTACAAAGTTATACCATGACTTCAGCTTTTCAAATTTACACTCCGGCAACCACCTGGGAAGAGTTTAAAAATAGCGGAATAACTATCTATATAGGAATTATTTTAACAATTATAACTACTATTTTATTTTTTAGCAAAAGTTACACCATAGGTAAAGTTAGCTCTATTATTGTGCCTTATATGGCTATCGCATATACTCTTTTAGCAGTAATCGCCATAATTTTAAACTATGAAAAAATACCTGAAGTTTTGACGCTTATATTTAAAGAAGCGTTTGATTTTAAAGCTATTTTTGGAGGTTTTGCCGGATCTGCAATTGCAATAGGCATAAAAAGAGGACTTTTTTCAAATGAAGCAGGTATGGGCTCGGCGCCAAATGCAGCTGCTGCTGCCCATACTAGCCACCCTGCAAAACAAGGATTAGTACAAAGTTTTGCGGTATTTATAGATGTATTTATATGTACTAGTACAGCGTTTTTAGTGCTATTTTCTACTAAATTTATAGAAAAAGGACAAGAACTAACAGCGCTTCCTCTCGTACAACAAGCTATGCAAGAGTATTTCGGAGATATAGGATTACACTTCGTATCGGCAGCTATTGCATTATTTGCCATAACATCTCTTATAGGAAATTACTATTACGCTCAAGCAAATATAAAATATTTAACAAATAATAGGATAATTATGTTTTTATTTAAAGTTTCTGCTGTAGCGATGGTATTTATAGGAGCTCAAATGAACTTAACCATAGCTTGGAGTTTAGCAGATATACTTATGGCAGGTATGGCGACTTTAAATATATTGGCAATACTATTTTTATCTAATATAGTTAAAGTAACGCTTCGAGACTATATAATACAGAAAAAAGCAGGAAAAGAACCTGTTTTTAAAGCTAAGGAATTAGGTATAAAAAATGCAGAATGTTGGGAATAA
- a CDS encoding M23 family metallopeptidase, with translation MQRFLLILLLFITAAFSATIGNGETQIISIESQYAGKLTANDKKISWIDHPLKPGFKIAFVPASYYETKNINVKNSLDGEMGITEFELVKKDYKQEKITVSESKVKPPQSVMKRIDKERREAQQIYKTVSKGLFFNDKFISPMNSFITSDFGTARVFNGLIKSYHGGTDFRAAVGESVIAANSGIVKIAKDRYYAGKSVVIDHGSGIYTQYYHLSDIIVKVGQKVNKGDILGLSGDSGRVSGPHLHFGVIINNVQVNPLDFISKINMVL, from the coding sequence ATGCAAAGATTTCTACTTATTTTACTGCTATTTATAACAGCAGCCTTTAGCGCTACTATAGGAAACGGCGAGACGCAAATCATCAGTATCGAATCACAATATGCTGGAAAATTAACCGCAAACGACAAAAAAATATCCTGGATAGATCATCCATTAAAACCGGGATTTAAAATAGCTTTTGTGCCGGCTAGTTATTACGAAACAAAAAATATCAATGTTAAAAATAGTTTAGACGGAGAGATGGGAATTACTGAGTTTGAACTTGTTAAGAAAGATTATAAACAAGAAAAAATTACCGTTTCAGAATCAAAAGTAAAACCGCCTCAATCTGTTATGAAACGTATAGACAAAGAGAGGCGTGAAGCTCAACAAATTTATAAAACAGTTAGTAAAGGTCTATTTTTTAATGATAAATTTATATCTCCTATGAATAGTTTTATAACAAGTGATTTTGGCACTGCTAGAGTATTTAACGGACTTATAAAAAGTTATCACGGAGGAACGGATTTTAGAGCTGCGGTCGGAGAAAGCGTAATAGCTGCAAATAGCGGAATAGTAAAGATAGCAAAAGATAGATATTACGCCGGTAAAAGTGTGGTTATAGATCATGGAAGCGGTATTTATACTCAGTATTACCATCTTAGCGATATCATCGTAAAAGTCGGTCAAAAAGTAAATAAAGGCGATATATTAGGTCTTAGCGGAGATAGCGGTAGAGTTAGCGGACCGCACTTGCACTTTGGAGTAATTATAAACAATGTTCAAGTAAATCCTCTTGATTTTATAAGTAAAATTAATATGGTTTTATAA
- a CDS encoding HMA2 domain-containing protein: MSSNLKILNEILPYFSLIHSVPGRLRVRVSPRIKELQSNIGLDEIDKIIAKIDGINSVKFNKLVGSVTVLYDQNKFPEHLWNDMLNGQNLEHISKKIEEIKRSCNAN; encoded by the coding sequence ATGAGTTCAAATTTAAAAATATTAAATGAAATTTTACCGTATTTTTCGCTTATTCATAGCGTTCCTGGTCGCCTTAGAGTTAGAGTTTCTCCTCGTATAAAGGAGCTTCAATCAAACATAGGCTTAGATGAAATAGATAAAATCATAGCAAAAATAGACGGTATAAATAGCGTTAAATTCAATAAATTAGTAGGCTCGGTTACCGTTTTATACGATCAAAATAAATTTCCAGAACATCTCTGGAATGATATGCTAAATGGTCAAAATTTAGAACACATATCTAAAAAAATTGAAGAAATCAAAAGGAGTTGCAATGCAAATTAA
- a CDS encoding heavy metal translocating P-type ATPase translates to MPKNSLKIASHVNNRVRFICNELNEFIDERNLEAEILKLEDVLNARVNKAAKSIIITYSRNLKNIIQDISNIQISTLKSIKNAPSKAEIYKSAAILALTSINKNKFINIAATLAGSKELFKEGAYELLHEGLTSKTLEALAVGVSLARGDYSAANGTNLLLNLGEYIEESTVHKSDDLIKELARPNVKEAWIEVIGNGKKELKLINAKDIKIGDIVVVSTGESIAIDGYIVEGSASINQVSMTGEAEPVKKERGDRVMSGTIVEEGRIKIWAELIGDETATSRIKKYIQASLNEKSSIGLKATKLADKLVPVTLGLAGLSYIINKNTMAMASVLQADYSCALKLATPVAFKTSISKAGRDGILIKGAKAIEALANADTFVFDKTGTLTYGNLSVAEIYSFDEGINSDELLNLTASAEEHYFHPVAEAIVKAARQRGFHHIHHEEVEFIVAHGVKTVVKGKEVVIGSRHFLEDDEMIDFSAHKSKLEESIKSGFAMLYIGYDKKLIGTIALKDEIRDNAKECIEKLKEYGVKEIIMLTGDVQNKADEVAKSIGVDKVFANCLPTDKAQIIENLRKSGKNIAFIGDGINDAPSLVKSNVGISMSKGADIAKASADISLLKDDICSVAKAKLIANKTMEKINLNFKATVGINSGILLGATLGKLSPIQTAVLHNGTTIALLLNSLNSADINQNY, encoded by the coding sequence ATGCCCAAAAATAGTCTAAAAATAGCCAGTCACGTAAATAACAGAGTTAGATTTATCTGCAACGAACTAAACGAATTTATCGATGAGAGAAATCTTGAAGCTGAAATTTTAAAGTTAGAAGATGTTCTAAACGCAAGAGTAAATAAAGCCGCAAAAAGCATTATAATAACTTATAGTCGAAATTTAAAAAATATAATACAAGATATCAGTAACATACAAATTTCAACTTTAAAAAGTATAAAAAATGCTCCAAGCAAAGCTGAAATTTATAAATCAGCAGCGATATTAGCCTTAACTAGTATAAATAAAAATAAATTTATAAACATAGCAGCTACTCTTGCAGGCTCTAAAGAACTTTTTAAAGAAGGCGCTTATGAGTTACTTCACGAAGGGCTTACAAGTAAGACTCTTGAAGCGTTGGCTGTTGGAGTCAGCCTCGCAAGAGGAGATTACTCAGCTGCAAACGGTACGAATCTCCTTTTAAATTTAGGTGAATACATAGAAGAAAGTACGGTACATAAAAGTGATGATCTAATAAAAGAATTAGCACGTCCAAATGTAAAAGAGGCGTGGATAGAAGTGATAGGTAATGGCAAAAAAGAGCTCAAGCTCATAAATGCAAAAGATATAAAAATAGGAGATATAGTAGTAGTATCTACTGGTGAGAGCATAGCTATAGACGGATATATCGTAGAAGGAAGTGCTAGCATAAATCAAGTGAGCATGACAGGAGAAGCAGAACCGGTCAAAAAAGAGCGTGGCGATAGAGTTATGAGCGGAACTATAGTTGAAGAAGGACGTATAAAAATATGGGCAGAACTTATAGGCGATGAAACTGCCACTAGTCGCATAAAAAAATACATTCAAGCAAGCTTAAACGAGAAATCATCAATAGGGTTAAAAGCTACGAAACTTGCAGATAAATTAGTACCAGTAACTCTTGGACTAGCCGGTCTTAGTTATATAATAAATAAAAATACGATGGCTATGGCTTCGGTGCTGCAAGCAGACTATTCATGCGCTCTGAAATTAGCAACGCCAGTAGCCTTTAAAACAAGTATAAGCAAAGCTGGACGTGATGGTATCTTGATAAAAGGAGCAAAAGCAATAGAAGCTCTAGCAAATGCAGATACATTTGTTTTTGATAAAACAGGAACTCTTACATACGGAAATTTAAGCGTAGCCGAAATTTATAGTTTTGATGAAGGAATTAATTCGGATGAACTGTTAAATTTAACAGCAAGTGCAGAAGAGCACTACTTTCACCCAGTAGCCGAAGCTATAGTCAAAGCAGCAAGGCAAAGAGGTTTTCATCACATACACCATGAAGAAGTAGAGTTCATAGTAGCTCACGGTGTAAAAACGGTGGTAAAAGGAAAAGAAGTAGTTATAGGAAGCAGGCACTTTCTTGAAGATGATGAAATGATAGATTTTTCTGCTCATAAATCAAAGCTTGAAGAGAGTATCAAAAGCGGATTTGCTATGCTATATATAGGATACGATAAAAAATTAATAGGTACAATAGCTCTAAAAGACGAGATAAGAGACAATGCAAAAGAGTGCATAGAGAAATTAAAAGAGTACGGCGTAAAAGAGATAATAATGCTAACAGGAGATGTACAAAACAAAGCCGATGAAGTAGCAAAAAGTATCGGTGTAGACAAGGTATTTGCAAATTGCTTACCTACGGATAAAGCACAAATTATTGAAAATTTAAGAAAAAGCGGAAAGAATATAGCATTCATAGGAGACGGTATAAACGACGCTCCAAGTCTAGTGAAGTCAAATGTCGGAATAAGCATGAGCAAAGGTGCTGATATAGCAAAAGCAAGCGCTGATATAAGTCTTTTAAAAGACGATATATGCTCAGTAGCAAAGGCAAAACTAATAGCAAATAAAACTATGGAAAAGATAAATTTAAATTTCAAAGCAACAGTAGGTATAAACTCAGGAATACTGCTTGGTGCAACTCTTGGCAAACTAAGTCCTATACAAACCGCTGTTTTACATAACGGAACTACCATAGCATTGCTTTTAAACTCACTAAATAGTGCAGATATAAATCAAAATTATTAG